Below is a window of Mycobacterium dioxanotrophicus DNA.
GGTGGTCAACTTCCGCTCCTTGTTAGGCGGTTAACAACTGATGGGTGCTTGTGGCGTCCTCTATCGTCCACCTATCGTGCCGTATTCGTGCCGCTGGGGTGTCGAGTGCAATGAACCCATCGGAATCGGTTCCAGCCGGTAACGTCTGCAGACCGTGCTGGTGGGTGGACAGTGTCGGGCGCGGCTGCGCGTCGCCGCGTTCGCGGTGGGCAGTGCGGCGTCGATCGCCATGGTGATCGTGGGCTGCACCCGCATGACCGACGGCGCGGCTGTCGCCGACCAGCAGGACGCCCAGCTGTACCGGGCCTCGATCTCGGCCTCCGTCGACGCGTCGAAGTCGAGCTCGGCGACGCGCGAGTCCGAACGGCAGGCCTCGCTGACCACCCAAGCGGTCCACGCGGTGTGCGAGGACATGAGCACCTCATCGGTCGACGCGGTCAACGCCGTCAACGCCTATGTCACCGCCGCCAACAACCACGGCGACGTGCAGTCGAAGGTCGGCCCGGCCGCCGATGCCCTCAACCACAGCGCTGACCTGGTCAGTTCCGGCTCCGTCGACGCGCTCGCGCCGGATCTGCGCGCCGCACTGAACGAATGGGTGGACGCTGCGCGGGCGCTCGCGACGGCAATTTCGAGCAACGCGGCGGTCGACACGATCAACGCCGCGACCGACCGATCCAACACCGCCAAGACCAACGCGCTGGACCGCTGCGACAAGGCGTATCGATGAACTGCCCGGCATGCGCCCGTACTCGGACACCGACGTGCGACGATTAGGACGAAAACGCATCAAGAGTGCACATGGAGCCTGAAGGAGGATCGACGGTGGTCGCGGCGGGGAAGGACTCTGACCCGAACTACGCCCAAAGTCTGGGCATCAACAAGGATCAGATAGTCCAGGAATTGGGCTGGGATGAGGACACCGACGACGACATCCGGGCCGACATCGAGGATGCGTGCGGCTCTGAGCTGCTCGACGAAGATTCGGACGAAGTGGTCGACGTCGTCTTGCTGTGGTGGCGGGACGGCGACGGGGACCTCGTAGACCGGCTGATGGACGCCATCACCCCACTGGCCGAGGACGGGGTCATCTGGGTGGTGACGCCCAAGACCGGCAAGCCCGGGCACGTGCAGCCCGCCGAGATCGCCGAATCGGCTCCGACCGCCGGGTTGATGCAGACCTCGTCGGCCAAGCTGGGGGACTGGACAGCGAGCCGGCTGGTGCAGCCGAAGTCCAAGGCTGCTGGGCGGCGCTAGCCGGTGCTCGAGGTGGGAACCGCAGCGCCCGATTTCACGCTGCGGGACCAGAACGGCCGCCCGGTGACCCTGAGCGGCTTCCGCAACACCAAAGACGTGCTGCTGGTGTTCTTCCCATTGGCATTCACCGCCGTCTGCCAAGGCGAGCTCGATGAGATCCGGGACAACCTCGCCGCCTACCACAACGACGACACCGCGACGCTGACGATCTCCGTCGGGCCCCCGCCCACCCACAAGATCTGGTCTGCCCAAAGCGGTTTCACTTTTCCGGTGCTGTCCGACTTTTGGCCGCACGGCGCCGTCTCACAGGCCTACGGGGTTTTCAACGACGATGCCGGCTACCCGAATCGCGGCACCTTCGTCATCGACCGTTCCGGCGTCATCCGCTTCGCCGAGGCGATGGAACCCGGTCAGCCACGCGATCAATCCGTATGGCGGCAGGCCTTGGCGGCCCTGCGCGCCTAGCGGATTTCCGGTCAAGGTGCCCCGCCGTGTACCGTGCCTGCGACGGGGCGCGTAGCTCAGTGGTAGAGCTCTGGTTTTACACACCAGCGGTCGGCGGTTCGATACCGTCCGCGCCCACCAGTCTTCCCCCAGGCCAGGAGCCCGAATTTCCTGGAGCCGGGGTCCGCGGCGCGCGCCCCGATAACCCAGGTGTTCTCCAGGTCCTCGAGCACGGCGCGAATCCGGATCAGGCAGGGTTGATCGTGCGCGGCGCCAACGGATCTCGCAGCATCGCACCGAGTAGTGGCACACCCGATGGAGTACACAGCTGCTGTCACCGTCGCCGCGTTGATGCGTGACCTGCCCGCGACGTTGAAGCTCACTGAGCTCGGTGACGAGTTGCTGAACAGCGGCTCCGCAGACCGGCTGTGGAATGCGCACATGCGGGCGGCGCTGGCTCCACCCAGCTTGGGCGGGGACCTGAGTCCGGGGCAGATCAGTGCCCCCGCGGCAGCGGCCGGCGGCCTGAGCCTGGCGGCACTGCTGGGGCTGTTGCTGTTGTCGCCGGGCTGAGTGCGAATGTGATGGGGATGCGGACGCGGGAACGTGGGATGGGGTTGATGTGTGATGAGTGAGACCGAGCCGTTCGGGAACCTCCACGGGGGCGAGTCCTCGTGGGGCCGTGTCCTGGCCGAGTCGTCGCTGCTCGATCTGATCGCCACACAGGTGCGCGGGTGGACCCCGCTGTCAGCCGCGGAGGCCGGGTGGCTGACCGACACCCCGGTGCCGGACGGGTGGCGGACGCTGGCGGTCGCCGAAGGTGTTGCGACTCCGCTGCGCGTCGTGGGGACCACCGTGGAGGGACACCCAGGGTGGGCGGGACTGCAAGCGCTGAGCGCTTTCCGGTTCACCGGCATGCCCGAACCCGAGCTGCTGATAGCGGGCGCCGACAAGGGCCTCCGGGAATGGAACGCCGAGGGTATCCGCGTCGATCCGATGGTGATGCCGAAGCTGTCCGGGGTGTGCGGAGTGCGCACCGACGGCTTCATCGCGTTGAACAACCAGGCGTTGTGGGTGCGGTACAGCACGTATGTGCGGGGTTCGTCCGAACCGGATCAAGGGGTGTTGGTTGAGCAGATCGTCGCGGCGGGCGCGGGTCCGCGGATGCGGCTCGGCGCGGAGATCGGCGCGCTCTCCGAGGCTGTGAAGAGTGCTTTCCTCGCGCACATTGGTGCGACGGAAGACGATGTAGCGGCGGCGGTTGCCGACCACGCCGAGCAGATGCGGCGGGAGGCTGAGGCCGGGCCCGTGCTGTCCGGGGAACAGAGGCGTTTCCTGGACTCCGCGTTGTCGGTGTGGGACGGGATCGCCGCTGGCCACCCGCCGCCGATCGAAGCTCTCGGTTACACGGGCAGGGCGGACTTCGAGGCGGATATCACTCGGCTCCGCCATCAGTTGGGTCGTGACAAGCCGGACCTGTCGACGCTGGACTGGTCGCGCATCCAGTTCCTCGCCGAGCTCAGTTGGGCCAGTGACATGTTCGGTGCTGGGGTGGAGTTCGAACTGGTCAGCCCGTTCAGCGACACCGATGCTCTCGCGCAGCTGCGTTCCATCCAACGTGCACTGATTCGAACGGTAGACCGGGCGCTGCTGTTTCCACTGGGGCGCAACGACTATCAGTGATGAGCGGATTCACGCGCCAGCTACCGCCCACGACCATCAACCAACCTTTGCACACGCCGTCATGCATCCTGTTCGGAACGCGTTCCAGCCGAGCGCTACGGGCGGCGACATTCCCTCCGTGATCGGATGGCGCAAGGCGTATTCTCCCGACCCCTCTCCGACGAGCCTCGGGGCGGTTCCCTTCATGGGCGTGAGGGAGAGCGTCCTGCGCGAAGATTCAACGCACGTCTTCTGGTCGGGCATCGCGCCCG
It encodes the following:
- a CDS encoding DUF3052 domain-containing protein, with product MVAAGKDSDPNYAQSLGINKDQIVQELGWDEDTDDDIRADIEDACGSELLDEDSDEVVDVVLLWWRDGDGDLVDRLMDAITPLAEDGVIWVVTPKTGKPGHVQPAEIAESAPTAGLMQTSSAKLGDWTASRLVQPKSKAAGRR
- a CDS encoding peroxiredoxin; translation: MLEVGTAAPDFTLRDQNGRPVTLSGFRNTKDVLLVFFPLAFTAVCQGELDEIRDNLAAYHNDDTATLTISVGPPPTHKIWSAQSGFTFPVLSDFWPHGAVSQAYGVFNDDAGYPNRGTFVIDRSGVIRFAEAMEPGQPRDQSVWRQALAALRA